One genomic segment of Accipiter gentilis chromosome 29, bAccGen1.1, whole genome shotgun sequence includes these proteins:
- the SRPK1 gene encoding SRSF protein kinase 1 isoform X1: MERKVLALQARKKRTKAKKDKAQRNVFSFRPDTQHRGPAAHSENDLPEQEEEILGSDDDEQEDPNDYCKGGYHLVKIGDLFNGRYHVIRKLGWGHFSTVWLAWDIQGRRFVAMKVVKSAEHYTETALDEIKLLKSVRNSDPNDPSKERVVQLLDDFKISGVNVPDICMVFEVLGHHLLKWIIKSNYQGLPLPCVKKIIKQVLQGLDYLHTKCRIIHTDIKPENILLCVNDQYIRRLAAEATEWQRSGAPPPSGSAVSTAPQPKPADKMSKNKKKKLKKKQKRQAELLEKRMQEIEEMEKEASPGQTQPEEEEEAQSPLEMLIKVSPSEENLSKKTAEVVVQEQSVLMESSVEKCVTEINCNGVIQMTDFPDSSNQGSVRLEDDLHNANDCGDHPHTQKKENFHSCNYSQRNGDSENRPQEAMSDSFVPLVSEDSMVCQPTSNEERSFNEQEINHLQESIRTEIPSEDENENNSPSDNKGKSTAGNFLLNPLEPKNADKLKVKIADLGNACWVHKHFTEDIQTRQYRSLEVLIGSGYNTPADIWSTACMAFELATGDYLFEPHSGEDYSRDEDHIALIIELLGKIPRKLILAGKYSKEFFTKKGDLKHITKLKPWGLFEVLVEKYEWSQDEAAAFTDFLLPMLELIPEKRATAAECLRHPWLNS, encoded by the exons TGTGTTCTCTTTCAGACCCGACACTCAACATCGGGGCCCTGCTGCTCATTCAGAGAATGATCTTCCAGAGCAAGAGGAAGAAATCCTGGGATCAGATGATGATGAACAAGAGGATCCAAATGATTACTGTAAAG GTGGTTATCACCTTGTGAAAATAGGAGATCTCTTTAATGGGCGATACCATGTGATTCGGAAGCTCGGATGGGGCCATTTCTCCACTGTGTGGCTAGCTTGGGACATCCA AGGGAGGAGATTTGTGGCAATGAAGGTGGTGAAGAGTGCAGAGCACTACACAGAAACGGCACTGGATGAGATCAAGTTGCTAAAATCG gtCCGCAACAGTGATCCAAATGATCCAAGTAAAGAGAGAGTTGTTCAGTTATTAGATGACTTCAAGATTTCAGGAGTTAATG TTCCAGATATCTGTATGGTGTTTGAAGTTCTAGGGCATCATCTCCTGAAGTGGATCATCAAGTCAAATTATCAGGGACTTCCACTCCCTTGTGTCAAAAAGATCATCAAACAG GTTCTTCAAGGTCTGGATTACTTGCACACAAAATGTCGAATCATTCATACAGATATTAAACCTGAGAACATTCTTCTGTGTGTTAATGACCAGTATATCCGCAGGCTGGCTGCAGAAGCAACAGAGTGGCAGAGGTCTGGGGCTCCCCCACCATCTGGCTCTGCAG tGAGCACTGCaccacagccaaaacca GCTGACAAAATGtcaaagaataagaaaaagaagttgaaaaagaagcagaaacgCCAGGCTGAGTTGTTAGAGAAGCGAATGCAAGAGATAGAGGAAATGGAGAAGGAAGCAAGCCCTGGGCAGACACAgcctgaagaggaggaagaagctcAGAGCCCTCTGGAAATGCTCATAAAAGTTAGTCCATCAGAGGAAAACCTCAGCAAAAAGACAG CTGAAGTCGTTGTACAAGAGCAATCTGTTCTAATGGAAAGCAGCGTGGAAAAATGCGTTACAGAAATAAACTGCAATGGAGTGATACAAATGACGGACTTCCCAGACTCCAGCAATCAAGGGTCTGTGCGACTTGAGGATGACCTTCATAATGCCAATGACTGTGGCGATCACCCTCATACACAGAAGAAGGAAAACTTCCATAGTTGTAATTACAGTCAGCGTAATGGTGACTCGGAGAACAGGCCTCAAGAAGCAATGTCGGACTCGTTCGTGCCCTTAGTTTCAGAAGACTCCATGGTGTGTCAGCCCACGTCCAATGAAGAGCGATCATTCAATGAGCAGGAGATTAACCATTTGCAAGAAAGCATCCGGACAGAGATACCTTCAGAGGACGAGAACGAGAATAATAGCCCGTCAGACAACAAAG GAAAATCAACTGCTGGGAATTTCCTTCTTAATCCTCTTGAGCCCAAGAATGCAGATAAGCTCAAAGTGAAGATAGCTGACCTAGGAAATGCCTGCTGGGTG CACAAGCACTTCACTGAAGACATCCAGACAAGACAGTACCGATCCTTGGAGGTGTTGATAGGATCAGGGTATAACACCCCTGCTGATATCTGGAGCACAGCGTGTATG GCCTTTGAGTTAGCAACAGGAGACTATCTGTTTGAGCCTCATTCTGGGGAAGATTACTCACGGGATGAAG ATCACATTGCATTGATCATAGAACTTCTGGGGAAAATACCTCGCAAGCTCATTTTGGCAGGAAAATATTCCAAGGAGTTTTTCACCAAAAAAg GTGATCTGAAGCACATCAccaaactgaagccctggggcCTTTTTGAAGTCTTGGTGGAAAAATACGAGTGGTCCCAAGATGAGGCAGCTGCATTCACAGACTTCTTATTACCTATGTTGGAGCTGATCCCAGAGAAACGAGCTACAGCAGCAGAGTGTCTCAGGCACCCCTGGCTTAACTCGTAG
- the LHFPL5 gene encoding LHFPL tetraspan subfamily member 5 protein, translating into MLGHVAHPGMHPGVHGAAQARPDTHLGVYGTSRGTKRMGGGGAQSAPQSAQQGTGRILEHSPGAQGASQGRSVGTQGSPHRHWGTSQGASQGTCRRRRAHPEGASQGYGAHPGAASLGQRGSSRGPIPGVQGTPSGRIPGVQSASRQRRAHPGGIFPAVRAHPGLPGRIPSPSRLGAERGVGGGLGVAPAPPGSPPGLVGGGGGGGVAPPPPGAVPPPPPPRSGGAGRGSAGRPGERCRCPGSGAGTGSGAPAMPKLLPAQEAARIYHTNYVRNARAMGVLWALFTLCFSILMVVTFIQPYWIGDSIDTPQAGYFGLFSYCIGNALTGELICKGSPLDFGTIPSSAFKTAMFFVGISTFLIIGSILCFSLFFFCNAATVYKVCAWMQLAAATGLMIGCLIYPDGWDSSEVKRMCGDKTDKYTLGACTVRWAYILCIIGILDALILSFLAFVLGNRQDNLLPSDFKVENKEEGND; encoded by the exons ATGCTGGGGCATGTGGCACATCCTGGGATGCATCCAGGGGTGCATGGTGCAGCCCAGGCACGTCCTGACACACATCTGGGGGTGTACGGCACATCCAGGGGCACAAAgcgcatggggggggggggggcacagagtgCACCTCAGAGTGCACAGCAGGGCACGGGGCGCATCCTGGAGCACAGCCCAGGGGCACAGGGCGCATCCCAGGGCAGATCCGTGGGGACACAGGGCTCACCCCACAGGCACTGGGGCACATCCCAGGGTGCATCCCAAGGCACATGCCGGAGGCGCAGGGCGCATCCCGAGGGAGCATCCCAGGGGTACGGGGCACATCCCGGGGCTGCATCCTTGGGGCAACGGGGATCGTCCCGGGGTCCCATCCCGGGGGTGCAGGGCACACCCTCGGGGCGCATCCCGGGGGTGCAGAGCGCATCCCGGCAACGCAGAGCCCATCCCGGAGGCATATTCCCGGCGGTACGGGCTCATCCCGGGCTCCCGGGGCGCATCCCGAGCCCATCCCGGCTCGGGGcggagcggggggtggggggaggcttgGGGGTCGCGCCGGCTCCTCCCGGGTCCCCCCCCGGGCTcgtcggaggcggggggggggggggggtcgcgccgccgccccccggggcggtcccgccgccgccgccgccgcgttccggcggggcggggcggggcagcgcCGGGCGCCCCGGGGAGCGGTGCCGGTGCCCGGGGAGCGGTGCCGGTACCGGTAGCGGTGCCCCCGCCATGCCCAAGCTGCTGCCGGCGCAGGAGGCGGCTCGGATCTACCACACGAACTACGTGAGGAACGCGCGGGCCATGGGGGTGCTCTGGGCCCTCTTCACCCTCTGCTTCTCCATCTTGATGGTGGTGACCTTCATCCAACCGTACTGGATCGGCGACAGCATCGACACGCCGCAGGCCGGCTACTTCGGCCTCTTCTCCTACTGCATCGGCAACGCGCTGACCGGCGAGCTCATCTGCAAAGGCAGCCCCCTCGATTTCGGCACCATCCCCTCCAGCGCCTTCAAAACCGCCATGTTCTTCGTAGGCATCTCCACCTTCCTCATCATCGGCTCCATCCTCTGCTTCAGCCTCTTCTTCTTCTGCAACGCAGCCACTGTCTATAAAGTCTGCGCCTGGATGCAGCTGGCggcag ctaCCGGGCTGATGATCGGCTGCCTGATCTACCCCGACGGCTGGGACTCGAGCGAGGTGAAGCGCATGTGCGGGGACAAGACGGACAAGTACACGCTGGGCGCCTGCACCGTGCGCTGGGCGTACATCCTCTGCATCATCGGCATCCTCGACGCTCTCATACTCTCCTTCCTGGCCTTTGTGTTGGGGAACCGGCAGGACAACCTCCTCCCGTCCgattttaaagtggaaaataaag aagagGGCAATGACTGA
- the CLPS gene encoding colipase: protein MANVLSPRLLLVLLLLAPALSAPHERGLIFNLDTGELCLQSAQCKSGCCHRHSGLSLARCAPKAAEFQKCSPKSLYGVYYECPCESGLNCDVDKTIVGSITNSDFGICKDPRSSNRSR from the exons ATGGCCAACGTACTGTCCCCCCGCCTGCTCCTggtcctgctgctcctggccccGGCCCTGTCCGCCCCGCACGAGCGAGGGCTCATCTTCAACTTG GACACGGGGGAGCTGTGCCTGCAGAGCGCCCAGTGCAAGAGCGGCTGCTGCCACCGGCACAGCGGCCTGAGCCTGGCCCGATGTGCACCGAAGGCAGCCGAGTTCCAGAAGTGCTCTCCGAAG AGCCTCTATGGGGTCTACTACGAATGTCCCTGCGAGAGCGGCTTGAACTGCGACGTTGATAAGACCATCGTGGGCTCCATCACCAACAGCGACTTCGGTATCTGCAAGGATCCCCGGAGCTCCAACAGGTCGCGGTGA
- the SRPK1 gene encoding SRSF protein kinase 1 isoform X2 yields the protein MALSKTIGLSSGISLSMGGRASCSVFSFRPDTQHRGPAAHSENDLPEQEEEILGSDDDEQEDPNDYCKGGYHLVKIGDLFNGRYHVIRKLGWGHFSTVWLAWDIQGRRFVAMKVVKSAEHYTETALDEIKLLKSVRNSDPNDPSKERVVQLLDDFKISGVNVPDICMVFEVLGHHLLKWIIKSNYQGLPLPCVKKIIKQVLQGLDYLHTKCRIIHTDIKPENILLCVNDQYIRRLAAEATEWQRSGAPPPSGSAVSTAPQPKPADKMSKNKKKKLKKKQKRQAELLEKRMQEIEEMEKEASPGQTQPEEEEEAQSPLEMLIKVSPSEENLSKKTAEVVVQEQSVLMESSVEKCVTEINCNGVIQMTDFPDSSNQGSVRLEDDLHNANDCGDHPHTQKKENFHSCNYSQRNGDSENRPQEAMSDSFVPLVSEDSMVCQPTSNEERSFNEQEINHLQESIRTEIPSEDENENNSPSDNKGKSTAGNFLLNPLEPKNADKLKVKIADLGNACWVHKHFTEDIQTRQYRSLEVLIGSGYNTPADIWSTACMAFELATGDYLFEPHSGEDYSRDEDHIALIIELLGKIPRKLILAGKYSKEFFTKKGDLKHITKLKPWGLFEVLVEKYEWSQDEAAAFTDFLLPMLELIPEKRATAAECLRHPWLNS from the exons TGTGTTCTCTTTCAGACCCGACACTCAACATCGGGGCCCTGCTGCTCATTCAGAGAATGATCTTCCAGAGCAAGAGGAAGAAATCCTGGGATCAGATGATGATGAACAAGAGGATCCAAATGATTACTGTAAAG GTGGTTATCACCTTGTGAAAATAGGAGATCTCTTTAATGGGCGATACCATGTGATTCGGAAGCTCGGATGGGGCCATTTCTCCACTGTGTGGCTAGCTTGGGACATCCA AGGGAGGAGATTTGTGGCAATGAAGGTGGTGAAGAGTGCAGAGCACTACACAGAAACGGCACTGGATGAGATCAAGTTGCTAAAATCG gtCCGCAACAGTGATCCAAATGATCCAAGTAAAGAGAGAGTTGTTCAGTTATTAGATGACTTCAAGATTTCAGGAGTTAATG TTCCAGATATCTGTATGGTGTTTGAAGTTCTAGGGCATCATCTCCTGAAGTGGATCATCAAGTCAAATTATCAGGGACTTCCACTCCCTTGTGTCAAAAAGATCATCAAACAG GTTCTTCAAGGTCTGGATTACTTGCACACAAAATGTCGAATCATTCATACAGATATTAAACCTGAGAACATTCTTCTGTGTGTTAATGACCAGTATATCCGCAGGCTGGCTGCAGAAGCAACAGAGTGGCAGAGGTCTGGGGCTCCCCCACCATCTGGCTCTGCAG tGAGCACTGCaccacagccaaaacca GCTGACAAAATGtcaaagaataagaaaaagaagttgaaaaagaagcagaaacgCCAGGCTGAGTTGTTAGAGAAGCGAATGCAAGAGATAGAGGAAATGGAGAAGGAAGCAAGCCCTGGGCAGACACAgcctgaagaggaggaagaagctcAGAGCCCTCTGGAAATGCTCATAAAAGTTAGTCCATCAGAGGAAAACCTCAGCAAAAAGACAG CTGAAGTCGTTGTACAAGAGCAATCTGTTCTAATGGAAAGCAGCGTGGAAAAATGCGTTACAGAAATAAACTGCAATGGAGTGATACAAATGACGGACTTCCCAGACTCCAGCAATCAAGGGTCTGTGCGACTTGAGGATGACCTTCATAATGCCAATGACTGTGGCGATCACCCTCATACACAGAAGAAGGAAAACTTCCATAGTTGTAATTACAGTCAGCGTAATGGTGACTCGGAGAACAGGCCTCAAGAAGCAATGTCGGACTCGTTCGTGCCCTTAGTTTCAGAAGACTCCATGGTGTGTCAGCCCACGTCCAATGAAGAGCGATCATTCAATGAGCAGGAGATTAACCATTTGCAAGAAAGCATCCGGACAGAGATACCTTCAGAGGACGAGAACGAGAATAATAGCCCGTCAGACAACAAAG GAAAATCAACTGCTGGGAATTTCCTTCTTAATCCTCTTGAGCCCAAGAATGCAGATAAGCTCAAAGTGAAGATAGCTGACCTAGGAAATGCCTGCTGGGTG CACAAGCACTTCACTGAAGACATCCAGACAAGACAGTACCGATCCTTGGAGGTGTTGATAGGATCAGGGTATAACACCCCTGCTGATATCTGGAGCACAGCGTGTATG GCCTTTGAGTTAGCAACAGGAGACTATCTGTTTGAGCCTCATTCTGGGGAAGATTACTCACGGGATGAAG ATCACATTGCATTGATCATAGAACTTCTGGGGAAAATACCTCGCAAGCTCATTTTGGCAGGAAAATATTCCAAGGAGTTTTTCACCAAAAAAg GTGATCTGAAGCACATCAccaaactgaagccctggggcCTTTTTGAAGTCTTGGTGGAAAAATACGAGTGGTCCCAAGATGAGGCAGCTGCATTCACAGACTTCTTATTACCTATGTTGGAGCTGATCCCAGAGAAACGAGCTACAGCAGCAGAGTGTCTCAGGCACCCCTGGCTTAACTCGTAG
- the SRPK1 gene encoding SRSF protein kinase 1 isoform X3, protein MALSKTIGLSSGISLSMGGRASCRPDTQHRGPAAHSENDLPEQEEEILGSDDDEQEDPNDYCKGGYHLVKIGDLFNGRYHVIRKLGWGHFSTVWLAWDIQGRRFVAMKVVKSAEHYTETALDEIKLLKSVRNSDPNDPSKERVVQLLDDFKISGVNVPDICMVFEVLGHHLLKWIIKSNYQGLPLPCVKKIIKQVLQGLDYLHTKCRIIHTDIKPENILLCVNDQYIRRLAAEATEWQRSGAPPPSGSAVSTAPQPKPADKMSKNKKKKLKKKQKRQAELLEKRMQEIEEMEKEASPGQTQPEEEEEAQSPLEMLIKVSPSEENLSKKTAEVVVQEQSVLMESSVEKCVTEINCNGVIQMTDFPDSSNQGSVRLEDDLHNANDCGDHPHTQKKENFHSCNYSQRNGDSENRPQEAMSDSFVPLVSEDSMVCQPTSNEERSFNEQEINHLQESIRTEIPSEDENENNSPSDNKGKSTAGNFLLNPLEPKNADKLKVKIADLGNACWVHKHFTEDIQTRQYRSLEVLIGSGYNTPADIWSTACMAFELATGDYLFEPHSGEDYSRDEDHIALIIELLGKIPRKLILAGKYSKEFFTKKGDLKHITKLKPWGLFEVLVEKYEWSQDEAAAFTDFLLPMLELIPEKRATAAECLRHPWLNS, encoded by the exons ACCCGACACTCAACATCGGGGCCCTGCTGCTCATTCAGAGAATGATCTTCCAGAGCAAGAGGAAGAAATCCTGGGATCAGATGATGATGAACAAGAGGATCCAAATGATTACTGTAAAG GTGGTTATCACCTTGTGAAAATAGGAGATCTCTTTAATGGGCGATACCATGTGATTCGGAAGCTCGGATGGGGCCATTTCTCCACTGTGTGGCTAGCTTGGGACATCCA AGGGAGGAGATTTGTGGCAATGAAGGTGGTGAAGAGTGCAGAGCACTACACAGAAACGGCACTGGATGAGATCAAGTTGCTAAAATCG gtCCGCAACAGTGATCCAAATGATCCAAGTAAAGAGAGAGTTGTTCAGTTATTAGATGACTTCAAGATTTCAGGAGTTAATG TTCCAGATATCTGTATGGTGTTTGAAGTTCTAGGGCATCATCTCCTGAAGTGGATCATCAAGTCAAATTATCAGGGACTTCCACTCCCTTGTGTCAAAAAGATCATCAAACAG GTTCTTCAAGGTCTGGATTACTTGCACACAAAATGTCGAATCATTCATACAGATATTAAACCTGAGAACATTCTTCTGTGTGTTAATGACCAGTATATCCGCAGGCTGGCTGCAGAAGCAACAGAGTGGCAGAGGTCTGGGGCTCCCCCACCATCTGGCTCTGCAG tGAGCACTGCaccacagccaaaacca GCTGACAAAATGtcaaagaataagaaaaagaagttgaaaaagaagcagaaacgCCAGGCTGAGTTGTTAGAGAAGCGAATGCAAGAGATAGAGGAAATGGAGAAGGAAGCAAGCCCTGGGCAGACACAgcctgaagaggaggaagaagctcAGAGCCCTCTGGAAATGCTCATAAAAGTTAGTCCATCAGAGGAAAACCTCAGCAAAAAGACAG CTGAAGTCGTTGTACAAGAGCAATCTGTTCTAATGGAAAGCAGCGTGGAAAAATGCGTTACAGAAATAAACTGCAATGGAGTGATACAAATGACGGACTTCCCAGACTCCAGCAATCAAGGGTCTGTGCGACTTGAGGATGACCTTCATAATGCCAATGACTGTGGCGATCACCCTCATACACAGAAGAAGGAAAACTTCCATAGTTGTAATTACAGTCAGCGTAATGGTGACTCGGAGAACAGGCCTCAAGAAGCAATGTCGGACTCGTTCGTGCCCTTAGTTTCAGAAGACTCCATGGTGTGTCAGCCCACGTCCAATGAAGAGCGATCATTCAATGAGCAGGAGATTAACCATTTGCAAGAAAGCATCCGGACAGAGATACCTTCAGAGGACGAGAACGAGAATAATAGCCCGTCAGACAACAAAG GAAAATCAACTGCTGGGAATTTCCTTCTTAATCCTCTTGAGCCCAAGAATGCAGATAAGCTCAAAGTGAAGATAGCTGACCTAGGAAATGCCTGCTGGGTG CACAAGCACTTCACTGAAGACATCCAGACAAGACAGTACCGATCCTTGGAGGTGTTGATAGGATCAGGGTATAACACCCCTGCTGATATCTGGAGCACAGCGTGTATG GCCTTTGAGTTAGCAACAGGAGACTATCTGTTTGAGCCTCATTCTGGGGAAGATTACTCACGGGATGAAG ATCACATTGCATTGATCATAGAACTTCTGGGGAAAATACCTCGCAAGCTCATTTTGGCAGGAAAATATTCCAAGGAGTTTTTCACCAAAAAAg GTGATCTGAAGCACATCAccaaactgaagccctggggcCTTTTTGAAGTCTTGGTGGAAAAATACGAGTGGTCCCAAGATGAGGCAGCTGCATTCACAGACTTCTTATTACCTATGTTGGAGCTGATCCCAGAGAAACGAGCTACAGCAGCAGAGTGTCTCAGGCACCCCTGGCTTAACTCGTAG